The Vespula vulgaris chromosome 3, iyVesVulg1.1, whole genome shotgun sequence DNA window atatatagtaaCGAAATCGGTAAtttgtttcgatcgatcgacgatcgaacgaattctctttttttttatcttcgaattAATCACAATATTAACAACGATCTCTagtcgtatataataatacgattaGACATTTGGTGTGCCGATAGTAGGCGTTCAAGGACTTCAATATTCGAAATCCTATTAGTTCAATTGTCGaaggacaaagagaaaaagtattaaGCTACCGATTGTTAATCGGTTTAAATCAACGGTTAACATTTTCATcgcgaaaatagaaaaatagagaatttTCCGTTAAGATTATTCGATTACGATAGTTAAGAATCGATAGTTAAGAAAGTGATAACGAGTCGAGTTAAACGAAATATCAAAGTTCTTCGAgataacgatgataaatattagatggaaagagaagacaaatatataataataacgatgatgatgatgatgatgttgatAATGCACGTTCGAGAGTTGTTTACGAAAAGATTGTTTTTCTCGCAGTTATTactattgttttcttttttgttattgttaacCGTGCCAATTTGACCTTGGGTTGTTTACAACGGTCCATGAATCAGGATTTATCATGATTTGGTGCAAGGATATAGatcgtttttttctattcaataGAAAAGTTGAGTTTTTcttatatacgaaataaaaactgtatataataatatattcagcaatttttttcttttttttttttttttcatgaaaaatcgTATTTCCTTTTCGTCTTCGATATCAGAAAAATTTTGTCATCGCGAAAAGagtcgaattttttttcttctttctcttttttgtattaaagACGATGATTTTGACaaaatacgatattcgatatactttctcgagatatttttttatgtaagacgcgatatataaaagtaaaataaattttataacaaaaatcaaaAGTGGATATTTTCGATACCATAAAATTTTTtgcgttaaataaaaaaaaaaaaaagaaagaaagaaagaaagaaagaaaaaagaaagaggaaggatcAAGTTTTGttatacgattataaaaaataaaattaaatgaaattaaaaaaaaatgattcctTCGTAACACGAACGgagcaaatttttttcttcgatcgtacgagagaaaaaaaagaattaaaaaaaaaagaaaagaaaagaaaatgaataaaaaaagaacgagaagaaatcgaatttacgatcgcttttagaaaatatagtCTTCCGAACGGTCACCGTTAATTTTCCAGCGGTCACGAGGGTAATCCTTTTCTATGACATACTGACGAACAAGACTAAGAGAGACTCGAGTTAATGACGATATCCCCTGACCCGTGGCTAGAATTTCAAAACCCACCACCTTGTCTCGCAACGTATGTACAATGTTGGCACCAACTAAATTGCGTGATCGTAGCCTTGTGTGTTTGCTTGGTTACTCGTAACGTAGAGGGTGTGAAAGGCCCTTTTAACGTTCAATATCACTGGAGAGCACCTACTAGAGAGAATAAGTACTTGCTGGCCTTTGCGTTTATCCGACAATTAATGAACGAAGGAAACCGAtctacaattatattaaattataacaaagaaaatttagCTAGAGTTTTATTGCTAAATACCGAAGATCTAATATCGAGTAAAGAAacggaataaataaataaataaagagagagagaagaaaaaaacgaaaagaaaaatcatcatCGTCTGATTCTTTGTACcaaaagataagataaaacCTGCCAAGGGTTAAGGACAAAAGTGGATATaacgaacaagaagaaaaagaagtagtagagtagtagaagtgatagtagaagtagtagaagtagaagtagtagtagtagtagagttgGATGCATGTGTAAGtgaactatgtatatatatgtgtgtaggaGTGTATcagaaaagagaagacagatacatatacatatacatatatatatatatatatacacatagaatacaaatgtacgtatatatgtatatacacatatacatatacttatatacatatacacatacacatatatacacacatatacacacacatatatacagatatatgtatatatagatgataTCAATCAACGGAAGGTGGTAAAGTTTGAGCGGTAGTGAAGGTATAAGGGGTGGTTTAAGGGTGGCAGTAGACGGTTGTTCTTGGTGGATTGGGGTGGATcacgaaaaacaaaagactTACGGCGTCTGCCACGAGGTGTGCGGGCGGGAGGGCTGCCTGCAAGTGTCCACTCTTCAGCAGGGGGTCGGCGAGGCCTGCCACGCTGGCGTGTAAGGGGCTTGGGTGTAGAGGATGATGTGGGCTGGTAAGGTGGGCGGTGGATAGGAGCGGATGCCCGTGAGAAGCGGCAAAGGCCGAGGAGGAAGGGTGGGCCGCGAAGGGCGAGGTCGTCAAAGTTTGGGTGTTCAGCGAGGGCGGGGTGGGCCCGGCAGCGGGCGCGGGCAATGGCAATACTGTACTTACGTCCGAGTGGGCGGGCACCGCGTAATTACCCTGGATGGTGTAGGCTTGCCCACCAGCCAGGATCAGTGGCCCACCAACTTGGGGTTTGGGGCGATAAGGGATCGTGGCACCTTTGGGAGGGgactgaaacagaaaaaagaacaacgcACGAAGCCGAATACAGTGATTAAGTTCATTTCTTTGTATCGTTAGACATTTATTACTtatgtttgtatatttgtatacttgtatatatatatatgagttttCAGAGTTACATTTTGATGAGGTAGTTTTCAATGatttaacgatttattatttcgttcaaTAGATATCATTCGAAATGGTTTAGATGAaggtaaaattcttttttcttttttattcttcttcctcttctttctcgtttctgaATAAATCAATTGAATATTTGGGATCGTTTTTACAGAAGGTTGTTATAATTTCTCAATGAGATAGGTATTGGAGAGGTTTCAATTACGATAGAGAATCGTCGAAACTGTTAATGTTTAAATTACTatcttatgtattattatatcgttccATAAGTAAtgtcgctttctttctttctttcttttttttttttatcggtcGACTCGTTTTATTAGAATACGCAAAATGTTCGAAGTAATTGCTTATCGTTTTAATGTTACACACGTCGATTTaagatcgagaaaataaacgTTGTCACGGACTTATCGaagaattatttcaaacttatttttcaatatattcttGCTAACGACAATAACAGCAATAAATGGAATATGTCAAATTTATGATCCGTGTACTAAGCAAAAGTTTGTAACGTATAATAACGAATCTAAAGTCAAAGAAGATTCGTTCAGGGAACTATCGAGACtcgaggacgaagaaaaagacttTGTATGTCccttgaaagaagaaagtttttcACGACGAGAATTCAATCACCTTGTACATTGAAactttaaaatcaaaatggtaagcaaaatgataaataggtaaacgattcttcttctttttcctatacGCGTCATTTCAAAACTTACTCTAAAAGATCGTCATTACTTATGGCATGATAAAAACATTACACTTCGAAccccaaaaaaaagaaagaaagaaaaaaaaaaataataaattcctcataaaaatgaaactctatcatgatttaaaaaaaatatatatatagaaagataaatagagagagagagagagagagagagagagagagagagagagagagagagagagagagacagataaaaaaggagaaaaaaagaagaaaaaagaagaaagaaaaaggaaatgaatttttttgttcgaatCTTTGTTAAATCGTACTCTAACCccacgaaaaagaagaaaagaaagaaaaacaaatttttcataaaaatgaaactCTATCgcgatccaaaaaaaaaagagagagagtgagagagagagaaagatggataaaaaaaggaagaaaaagagaaggaaagaaaagaaaagaaaagaaaagaaaagagagagagagagagagagagagagagagagagagagagaaagaaagaaaaaggaaaacgagaaaagaaatgtttgttCAAATCTTTGTTAAATCGTACCTCTAGCATAACACAGCAGATGTGATATATGCATTGCGTTATAGCTTCGCTCGTGCCCGATATGGTGACCGCTCGTTCGGTCGAATTCGGTAACATTTCAGAGGCGACCTGAATCGAGGCGCCTGTAACCTCACGAATCTCCTTGATCTTCGAGCCACCTTTACCGATGAGCGAGCCACATTGAGAAGCTGGTACGATCAGTCTCAGTGTAATGGGTGGCCTTGGTacgccaccgccaccaccggCACCACCACCCTGGATATCGTGGAACTGGGAGCACCATTCCTCAAATTTCTTGCATATCAACGTGAACGCCTTGAAGATCGAATTCGTTGGCCCGGTTACGGTCACTATCCGTTCAGGACAAGATCCATCGGATATGTTGATCTTTGCACCGGACtgttattgaaataaaataatatcgtacgttatttcgattattatatatgtagattATTTGtagtatttgtattatttatatatttattatcgacaTATTTAAATGTcaaatcatatttaatttatattttattatggtTATTGTCATTAACTTTTGATTTGTATTTATGTttgaaataatgtaataataaaatttaaaaattattatcataggtctgtgtgtgtgtgtgttatatatatattgaaattaaaatgaattttcgtttatattttattattatctttattattagtttgttatttgtatttaaaaattattattatagattatatagatatatatgtattttcgtCATTAATTATTGCTACTCATGtagcaataaataatattttcttacaagtctataatttatttctgttcTATTTAactaacaaattatataacgtaaaatattataaaaccaaGTATAAAACTTATAACCAGCAAATATTAACTTATGGTGTATCAATCAATTACGAATACTGTCGTCAcgaaaaagttaaatattgtatatatatatatatatatatatatattacttaccTCTTCGCGGAACCTTTTGACgatttctccctttttcccgATGATACTTCCTACCTCCtgtaacagaaaaaagaacaacaacaccattagaaattattatattcttttctatatatatattcttatctaTCGACTGATTAAGACATTAGAAAAAGTATAGATCGATCGGATGCTTCGCGTTGGTAGAACGTGATTAAATTTTACGAGTTAGTATCGTCGAAACGAGAGATTATCGTTCATTCAGTATAATTCGATTTAACTTGGAAGtaccctctctttttctctgtatgtgtatacatgtgcatatacgtatatgtgtgcgcgtgtgtctGTATCTTTCTATAAACATACAATGAGAAGCTATTTTGTCGATTAACTTCATTATACATGAGAAGAGAAATTTGCTAAAATCATCGTAGGTTGATCTATCACGTATTATTAAGTTCGATAATGCGTGTCGAACTATCTAGAGAACCAACCGTATTTCAAGCGTTCAACCTAATCCATCAAAGACACACCTGCATCTTACTGCCGCCCATCAATTTATCATACCAAGTAGGATCCAATCTATATTCCTTCAATGTTAAACTAACAAGATTCGACGATAATTTACCTATAATACTGCCTACTATAATATCAAACAACTAATTTCTAACTGATCGGAATACATGACATTAATAGATTAATGCACACAAGTGTTTCCCAAAATATCTCTATTTACTATGCATGTGTGCGTATGcgtgtaatataattttcaagaaaattacagaattatatctatttaatattataatgtataacGTTGTTAAATGTAGAATATTACAAATAGTTAAAAgtgtttctaattttctatatttaattattatagtgacatatattattattaatatataatagtaaaaagaaatatatatatatacatatatatttattatatttatatataatatactatatatttattaacatcgataaagtttatcgttaaaaggaaaaggtTAAATGTGACCAGTAGAgttagatacatacacacacacacacacacacacacacacacacacacacacacacacagagataaatagataaatagatggatagataaagagagagagaaaggaagagagagcaaacacaaacacaaacacaaacatacacacacatacacacacacagagatagagacagataaatatgtagatagatagatagatagatagatagatagatagatagatagataaagctTGTGCTGGGTAAGCGTGGACTTGGACACGCTCGGTACGTGAAACTATAATTAGTTTCATGTAGGTACGCAAGCGTGGTATGTCCAGGGCAACTCACACagttcctatctctttctatccctctGACACGTTCTGACCCCGCGATAATGTCATCGCCTAGGCTTCTGGGTAAGCAGGTATGCGGTTCGTGCTCTTCTCTAAACTTAGACACGATGATACCCACGCgggttctctcttcttcttcttcttctactactttttcttcttctttttcctcttcgtcttcgtcttcgtcttcgtcttcatcttcattttcgTCTTCCTCCTTGTGCATACCAGTCGCGTTTCGAAGAATTTAACACGGGACCATTTACAATTAGATCGATGAATCCCTCAAACAAACGTCTCTTCAAAGATGGCACAGAATTTTGTACCTTtgctcattttctttttttttttaatcagatctattattattattattattattattattatttgtcgttattttctttcttttatttatttcttcttcttctttctttctttattgtttcttttccttctttatcgtttctgtatatcaaatttttatagaaatttattttggaaatttgtaatcaatcgtttttttttcttcttgatttttccttttgattcgatattagataaaaattggACTCGGAAaagttcgattttttttctttttatcaattcataataaataagacTTAATAaagtttgataataattactttcaaatctaattattttcaaatcacttctttttctgtcgatttataaatgaatatggATTTAAAATTAGGTATAATCGTCGGATCGTCACTTTTTTCTGTTGCCTTCCATCGTCAATTTGCGAATAGATGTGATTCGGGTTTAGCGTTAGATAATAATTAGGTCATCCCATTTTTTCGGTCAATTTATAGATCGACACAGTTTAGATTTAGAATTAGATTATTGGATTATGTCAAATTAGTTAAGTCTAAAATGAATTACACTTTGATTTATTGTATCATTTTtcacttaattatttaaataataattagattattttaaacgaatgataataaatctttGCTTTATCATATTATTCCGTTATTAGTTTAGTCAGgtcgtataattaaattaatgagtATTAATCTACGCTTTATTATACAACATTATTGTACAATACACCAATCAATTAAGTTAATTCgtaattagataataattacacTA harbors:
- the LOC127062415 gene encoding poly(rC)-binding protein 4 isoform X1 produces the protein MDGMDNKPALNDDPSVTLTIRLIMQGKEVGSIIGKKGEIVKRFREESGAKINISDGSCPERIVTVTGPTNSIFKAFTLICKKFEEWCSQFHDIQGGGAGGGGGVPRPPITLRLIVPASQCGSLIGKGGSKIKEIREVTGASIQVASEMLPNSTERAVTISGTSEAITQCIYHICCVMLESPPKGATIPYRPKPQVGGPLILAGGQAYTIQGNYAVPAHSDVSTVLPLPAPAAGPTPPSLNTQTLTTSPFAAHPSSSAFAASHGHPLLSTAHLTSPHHPLHPSPLHASVAGLADPLLKSGHLQAALPPAHLVADAMGKLGSNPLAGLAALGLGSLATPANTGGINPAALAALAGSQLRTNNTNRQQPAANNQTHEMTVPNELIGCIIGKGGTKIAEIRQISGAMIRISNCEEREGGATDRTITITGNPDAVALAQYLINMSVELQKANLEAQNTQTPGSGTTPGASGASASPSTTTTTASPLASAIPLAQLLSKPGALNALSSLTALGGLTELLGGAAGAAASALPVQTTGVHRSHKAFTPRMRSPGAPGPTDSGKFKSERTKYNPY
- the LOC127062415 gene encoding poly(rC)-binding protein 4 isoform X3 translates to MDGMDNKPALNDDPSVTLTIRLIMQGKEVGSIIGKKGEIVKRFREESGAKINISDGSCPERIVTVTGPTNSIFKAFTLICKKFEEWCSQFHDIQGGGAGGGGGVPRPPITLRLIVPASQCGSLIGKGGSKIKEIREVTGASIQVASEMLPNSTERAVTISGTSEAITQCIYHICCVMLESPPKGATIPYRPKPQVGGPLILAGGQAYTIQGNYAVPAHSDVSTVLPLPAPAAGPTPPSLNTQTLTTSPFAAHPSSSAFAASHGHPLLSTAHLTSPHHPLHPSPLHASVAGLADPLLKSGHLQAALPPAHLVADAMGKLGSNPLAGLAALGLGSLATPANTGGINPAALAALAGSQLRTNNTNRQQPAANNQTHEMTVPNELIGCIIGKGGTKIAEIRQISGAMIRISNCEEREGGATDRTITITGNPDAVALAQYLINMRITMETSGLPVPTYHFITPDHIVKSPIH